One stretch of Zingiber officinale cultivar Zhangliang chromosome 6B, Zo_v1.1, whole genome shotgun sequence DNA includes these proteins:
- the LOC121992954 gene encoding alpha-1,3-arabinosyltransferase XAT3-like, whose amino-acid sequence MANKLKMFRNTNQTQRFRFVVLVIGCLVVSMTFIMISRPLAFPSFGLKIRRAGPSDVEGEKIAPTLRDDDQSSKESEKYQEENDLQGKKVDSITDPNKDEKPETDEAFESTSEAEEEGTKNGGNSDQDESHSRMTLPTISNYTINDLAQVENKTTTPEQPAQEITNNVEKKLSCEFSDPRADVCEMSGDIRIPGNSSDVLFVDSNERNEEFRFRPYARKGDAAAFSRVRELTVKAAGTTAPQCTVTHAVPAVVFSAGGYTGNLFHDFTDVLIPLFLASRHVHGEAQFVVSDMNPWWVYRYLPVFQKLSKFPVIDFDKDKEVHCFSKAVVGLRAHKELSIDPARAPNGYSMVDFAKFLREAFSLERDSISNIEDLAGKKPRILIIARKQSRAFTNPHEIAELADQLGFEVTVNDGEVGSDVAQFARLVNSMDVMVGVHGSGLTNLLFLPPNATVIQVVPWGGLEWMSMLDFGDPAKDMKLNYVQYSIGIEESSLIEQYPKDHPVFKDPMSIHKQGYPVMRSTFMDNQNVKIDIKKFKIVLWKALEHIIQ is encoded by the exons aTGGCGAACAAATTGAAAATGTTCCGAAACACCAATCAGACGCAGAGATTCAGATTCGTGGTGCTTGTAATAGGATGCTTGGTTGTCTCCATGACCTTCATAATGATCTCCAGGCCTCTCGCTTTTCCCAGTT TTGGGTTGAAGATTAGAAGAGCAGGACCATCAG ATGTGGAAGGAGAGAAAATAGCTCCTACTCTGAGAGACGACGATCAGTCTTCTAAGGAATCAG AAAAATACCAAGAGGAGAATGATCTCCAAGGGAAGAAGGTGGATTCCATTACTGATCCAAACAAGGATGAGAAACCGGAAACTGACGAAGCATTCG AGAGCACGAGTGAAGCAGAGGAGGAAGGCACAAAGAATGGGGGCAATTCGGATCAGGATGAATCACACAGTAGAATGACCTTACCAACAATTTCAAATTACACCATTAATGATCTTGCTCAGGTGGAGAACAAGACCACGACACCCGAGCAACCAG CGCAAGAAATCACGAATAATGTGGAGAAGAAACTTTCGTGCGAATTCTCCGACCCTCGAGCCGACGTGTGCGAAATGTCCGGCGACATCCGCATCCCCGGCAACTCCTCGGACGTCCTCTTCGTCGACTCGAACGAGCGCAACGAGGAGTTCCGGTTCCGCCCCTACGCCCGCAAGGGCGACGCCGCCGCCTTCAGCCGCGTTCGCGAGCTGACTGTCAAAGCCGCCGGCACCACGGCGCCGCAATGCACCGTGACGCATGCCGTCCCGGCAGTCGTCTTCTCCGCCGGCGGATACACCGGCAACCTCTTCCACGACTTCACCGACGTGCTGATCCCGCTCTTCCTCGCCTCCCGCCACGTTCACGGCGAGGCCCAGTTCGTGGTGAGCGACATGAACCCCTGGTGGGTCTACCGCTACCTCCCTGTGTTCCAGAAGCTCTCCAAGTTTCCGGTGATCGACTTCGACAAGGACAAAGAGGTGCACTGCTTCAGCAAGGCCGTCGTCGGGCTCCGGGCGCACAAGGAGCTCAGCATCGACCCTGCGCGCGCCCCCAATGGCTACTCCATGGTCGACTTCGCCAAGTTCCTAAGAGAAGCCTTCTCCTTGGAGAGAGACTCCATTTCCAACATCGAAGACCTCGCCGGGAAAAAACCCAGAATTCTCATCATAGCAAGGAAACAATCCCGAGCATTCACAAATCCACACGAAATAGCTGAATTGGCGGACCAGTTAGGATTCGAAGTGACCGTCAACGACGGCGAGGTGGGCTCCGACGTGGCCCAATTCGCTCGGCTGGTGAACTCGATGGACGTGATGGTCGGCGTGCACGGCTCCGGGCTCACCAACCTCCTCTTCCTGCCGCCCAACGCGACGGTGATCCAGGTGGTGCCTTGGGGAGGCCTCGAGTGGATGTCGATGCTGGATTTCGGGGATCCGGCCAAGGATATGAAGCTCAACTACGTACAGTACAGCATCGGCATAGAGGAGAGCAGCTTGATCGAGCAGTATCCGAAGGATCACCCGGTGTTCAAGGATCCCATGTCCATCCACAAGCAAGGATATCCCGTGATGAGGTCCACCTTCATGGACAACCAGAATGTGAAGATCGACATAAAAAAGTTCAAGATCGTGCTGTGGAAAGCACTGGAGCACATCATCCAATAG